Proteins from a single region of Primulina tabacum isolate GXHZ01 chromosome 5, ASM2559414v2, whole genome shotgun sequence:
- the LOC142547198 gene encoding clathrin heavy chain 1 codes for MAAANAPITMKEALTLTSIGINPQFITFTNVTMESDKYICVRETSPQNSVVIIDMSMPNQPLRRPITADSALMNPNTRILALKAQLPGTTQDHLQIFNIEAKAKMKSHQMPEQVVFWKWISPKMLGLVTQASVYHWSIEGDSEPVKMFDRTANLANNQIINYKCDPSEKWLVLIGIAPGLPERPQLVKGSMQLFSVEQQRSQALEAHAASFASFRVAGNDKDSILISFATKSSNSGQISSKLHVIELGAQPGKPSFTKKQADLFFPPDFADDFPVAMQISHKYSLIYVITKLGLLFVYDLDSAAAVYRNRISPDPIFLTSEASSLGGFYAINRRGQVLLATVNESTIVPFVSGQLNNLELAVNLAKRGNLPGAENLVVQRFQELFAQTKYKEAAELAAESPQGILRTPDTVAKFQSVPVQTGQTPPLLQYFGTLLTKGKLNVFESLELSRLVVNQNKKNLLENWLAEDKLECSEELGDLVKTVDNDLALKIFIKARATPKVVAAFAERREFDKILIYSKQVGYTPDYLFLLQTILRSDPQGAVNFALMMSQMEGGCPVDYNTITDLFLQRNMIREATAFLLDVLKPNLPEHAFLQTKVLEINLVTFPNVADAILANGMFSHYDRPRIAQLCEKAGLYVRALQQYSELPDIKRVIVNTHAIEPQALVEFFGTLSPEWALECMKDLLLVNLRGNLQIIVQVAKEYCEQLGVEVCIKLFEQFKSYEGLYFFLGSYLSSSEDPEIHFKYIEAAAKTGQIKEVERVTRESNFYDAEKTKNFLMEAKLPDARPLINVCDRFGFVPDLTHYLYSNNMLRYIEGYVQKVNPGNAPLVVGQLLDDECPEDFIKGLILSVRSLLPVEPLVEECEKRNRLRLLTQLLEHLVSEGSQDVHVHNALGKIIIDSNNNPEHFLNTNPYYDSRVVGKYCEKRDPTLAVIAYRRGQCDDELINVTNKNSLFKLQARYVVERMDSDLWGKVLDPENEFRRLLIDQVVSTALPESKSPEQVSAAVKAFMTADLPHELIELLEKIVLQNSAFSGNFNLQNLLILTAIKADPSRVMDYINRLDNFDGPAVGEVAVEAQLYEEAFAIFKKFNLNVQAVNVLLDNIRDINRAVEFAFRVEEDAVWSQVARAQLREGLLSDAIESFIRADDATQFLEVIRAAEDADVYHDLVKYLLMVRLKTKEPKVDSELIYAYAKIDRLGDIEEFILMPNVANLPNVGDRLYDEALYEAAKFIFAFISNWGKLAITLVKLKQFQGAVDAARKANSAKTWKEVCFACVDAEEFRLAQICGLNIIVQVDDLEEVSEFYQNRGCFNELISLMESGLGLERAHMGIFTELGVLYARYRYEKLMEHIKLFSTRLNIPKLIRACDEQQHWQELTYLYAQYDEFDNAATTVMNHSPEAWEHMQFKDIIVKVASVELYYKAVHFYLQEHPDLINDILNVLALRIDHTRVVDIMRKVGHLRLVKPYMVAVQSNNVSAVNEALNEIYVEEEDYDRLRESIDLHDNFDQIGLAQKIEKHELLEMRRVAAYIYKKAGRWKLSIALSKKDNLYKDAMETASQSGDRELAEELLVYFIEQGKKECFASCLFVCYDLIRPDVALELAWMNNMFDFAFPLLLQFIREYTGKVDELIKDKIEALKEVKAKENEEKDVILQQNLYAQLLPLALPAPPMPGMGGGYGAPPQPMGGMGMPPMPPFGMPPMGSY; via the exons ATGGCGGCCGCTAACGCTCCGATTACCATGAAAGAAGCCCTCACG CTGACTAGCATAGGGATCAATCCTCAATTCATTACATTTACAAATGTGACGATGGAATCTGATAAGTATATTTGTGTTCGTGAGACTTCTCCTCAAAACAGCGTGGTGATCATTGATATGAGCATGCCAAATCAACCACTAAGGCGGCCTATTACTGCAGATTCTGCGCTTATGAATCCAAATACTAGGATTTTGGCATTGAAAG CTCAACTTCCCGGAACCACTCAAGATCACTTACAAATATTTAACATTGAAGCCAAAGCAAAGATGAAGTCACATCAGATGCCTGAGCAG GTCGTGTTTTGGAAATGGATTAGCCCTAAGATGTTGGGTTTGGTGACACAGGCCTCGGTATATCATTGGTCAATCGAAG GTGATTCTGAACCTGTAAAGATGTTCGATAGAACGGCTAACTTAGCAAAcaatcaaatcatcaattatAAATGTGATCCTTCTGAAAAGTGGCTGGTTTTGATTGGCATTGCTCCTGGTTTGCCTGAG CGGCCTCAACTGGTCAAAGGAAGTATGCAGCTGTTTTCTGTCGAACAGCAACGCAGTCAGGCCCTTGAAGCACATGCTGCCTCATTTGCTTCTTTCAGA GTCGCAGGAAATGATAAAGATTCAATTCTTATTTCTTTTGCTACAAAATCTTCAAATTCTGGTCAAATTTCATCAAAGTTGCATGTTATTGAGCTTGGTGCTCAGCCAG GGAAACCTTCATTTACAAAAAAACAAGCAGATCTGTTCTTCCCTCCAGATTTTGCAGACGACTTTCCTGTGGCCATGCAG ATATCTCATAAATATAGTCTTATTTATGTGATTACAAAGCTGGGGCTGCTCTTTGTCTATGATTTGGATTCTGCTGCTGCAGTATACAGAAATAGAATCAGCCCAGATCCCATTTTCCTGACGTCAGAAGCTTCATCTCTTGGAGGTTTCTATGCTATTAATAGGCGAGGGCAGGTTTTACTTGCTACAGTTAATGAATCAACTATTGTGCCGTTTGTCAGTGGCCAG CTAAACAATCTGGAGCTTGCTGTCAATCTTGCAAAAAGAGGAAACCTTCCTGGTGCCGAGAATTTG GTTGTCCAACGTTTCCAAGAATTGTTTGCTCAGACAAAGTATAAAGAGGCCGCAGAGCTTGCTGCAGAGTCTCCTCAAGGCATCCTTCGGACACCTGACACTGTTGCTAAGTTTCAG AGTGTTCCTGTTCAAACTGGGCAGACACCACCATTGCTGCAGTATTTTGGGACGCTGTTAACTAAAGGAAAGCTAAATGTGTTTGAATCTTTGGAGTTATCTCGTCTTGTTGTCAACCAGAACAAGAAGAATCTATTGGAGAACTGGTTGGCTGAAGATAAACTTGAGTGCAGTGAGGAACTTGGAGACCTTGTGAAG ACTGTTGACAATGACCTCgcacttaaaatatttatcaaagcCAGAGCTACGCCAAAAGTTGTTGCAGCCTTTGCTGAGCGTCGTGAGTTTGACAAAATCTTGATATATTCGAAACAG GTTGGCTATACGCCAGACTACCTGTTCCTTTTGCAAACCATACTCCGGTCAGATCCTCAG GGAGCTGTTAATTTTGCACTTATGATGTCTCAAATGGAGGGAGGTTGTCCTGTTGATTACAATACCATTACTGATCTCTTTCTACAG AGGAACATGATTCGTGAAGCAACGGCATTTCTTTTGGATGTACTGAAGCCGAATTTGCCAGAGCATGCATTCCTGCAAACTAAG GTCCTGGAGATCAACCTCGTCACATTTCCTAATGTAGCGGATGCTATTTTGGCAAATGGTATGTTTAGTCATTATGATAGACCACGGATTGCTCAACTTTGTGAAAAAGCTGGCCTTTATGTTCGAGCACTTCAG CAATACTCTGAGCTGCCAGATATCAAACGTGTTATTGTCAATACTCATGCAATTGAGCCACAG GCACTCGTGGAGTTCTTTGGGACACTTTCTCCGGAATGGGCACTGGAATGTATGAAAGATCTTCTACTTGTCAATTTGAGGGGAAACCTTCAGATAATTGTTCAG GTTGCGAAAGAATACTGTGAACAATTGGGTGTTGAAGTATGCATAAAGCTATTCGAGCAGTTTAAGTCCTATGAAGGATTATATTTCTTCTTGGGGTCGTATTTGAGCTCTAG TGAGGATCCCGAGATTCACTTCAAGTACATTGAAGCTGCTGCCAAAACTGGACAAATTAAAGAGGTGGAGCGTGTGACGAGAGAATCAAATTTCTATGATGCTGAGAAGACCAAGAACTTTTTAATGGAAGCAAAACTTCCAGATGCAAGACCACTTATCAATGTCTGTGACCGCTTTGGTTTTGTTCCAGACCTCACACATTACTTATACTCTAACAACATGCTTCGCTACATTGAAGGTTATGTTCAAAAG GTCAATCCTGGAAATGCTCCATTGGTTGTTGGCCAACTCCTAGATGACGAATGTCCTGAGGATTTCATTAAAGGTCTGATCCTTTCTGTCCGCTCTCTGCTTCCAGTTGAGCCTCTTGTGGAAGAGTGTGAGAAAAG GAATCGCCTCCGCCTACTTACTCAATTATTGGAACATCTTGTGAGTGAAGGAAGCCAAGATGTGCATGTCCACAATGCTTTAGGTAAAATCATAATTGATAGCAACAACAATCCAGAGCACTTTCTTAACACCAACCCGTACTATGATTCACGTGTTGTGGGTAAGTATTGTGAGAAGCGTGATCCTACCCTTGCTGTCATCGCGTACAGAAGAGGACAATGTGATGATGAACTCATTAATGTGACAAATAAGAACTCTTTGTTCAAGCTGCAAGCCAG ATATGTGGTTGAAAGAATGGATTCTGATCTCTGGGGAAAAGTTCTTGATCCAGAAAATGAATTCAGAAGGCTGCTCATCGATCAAGTTGTATCAACTGCTTTGCCTGAAAGCAAGAGCCCAGAGCAAGTCTCTGCTGCTGTTAAAGCTTTTATGACAGCTGATCTTCCGCATGAGCTAATTGAATTGCTTGAAAAGATTGTTCTTCAAAATTCGGCATTTAGCGGGAACTTTAACCTGCAAAACTTACTTATCTTGACTGCCATCAAGGCAGATCCATCCAGGGTTATGGACTACATTAATAGGCTTGATAACTTTGACGGCCCGGCGGTTGGAGAAGTTGCTGTGGAAGCTCAACTATACGAAGAAGCTTTTGCGATTTTTAAGAAGTTTAATTTGAATGTTCAGGCTGTCAATGTTTTACTGGATAACATTCGAGACATTAACCGAGCTGTAGAATTTGCATTCCGTGTTGAAGAAGATGCTGTTTGGAGTCAAGTGGCCAGAGCTCAACTCAGGGAAGGCCTGTTGAGTGACGCGATTGAGTCATTTATACGTGCCGATGATGCCACCCAATTCTTGGAAGTCATCCGAGCTGCAGAAGATGCAGATGTTTATCATGACCTGGTGAAGTACCTTCTCATGGTTAGGCTAAAAACCAAAGAGCCCAAAGTGGACAGTGAGCTCATTTATGCATACGCCAAGATTGATAGGCTTGGTGACAttgaagaatttattcttatgcCAAATGTTGCTAATCTTCCTAATGTTGGTGATCGCTTGTATGATGAAGCTTTGTACGAGGCTGCAAAGTTTATTTTCGCCTTTATTTCTAAttggggtaaattggcaatcaCACTTGTGAAGTTGAAGCAATTTCAAGGTGCTGTCGATGCAGCCCGGAAGGCTAATAGCGCCAAGACGTGGAAGGAAGTCTGCTTTGCCTGTGTTGATGCTGAGGAGTTTCGCTTGGCTCAGATATGTGGTCTCAACATCATTGTACAG GTTGATGATCTGGAAGAGGTTAGTGAGTTTTATCAAAACAGGGGATGCTTTAATGAGCTTATATCTCTTATGGAGAGCGGTTTAGGATTGGAACGAGCTCATATGGGAATCTTCACCGAGTTGGGTGTCCTCTATGCTAGATACCGCTATGAGAAGCTTATGGAGCACATCAAATTGTTCTCTACTCGTCTCAATATTCCCAAGCTGATCCGAGCTTGCGATGAACAGCAGCATTGGCAAGAACTGACTTATCTATATGCCCAGTATGACGAATTTGATAATGCGGCAACAACTGTCATGAATCATTCCCCGGAGGCTTGGGAACACATGCAATTCAAAGACATTATTGTCAAAGTTGCCAGCGTCGAGCTATATTACAAAGCTGTGCACTTCTATTTGCAAGAGCACCCCGATCTCATCAATGATATCTTGAATGTCCTTGCTCTTCGCATTGATCACACTcgtgttgtagacataatgagAAAA GTGGGCCATCTGCGTCTTGTTAAGCCTTATATGGTAGCAGTTCAGAGTAATAATGTGTCTGCAGTGAACGAAGCTCTCAATGAGATATATGTTGAGGAAGAGGATTATGATAGACTACGTGAATCAATTGATTTACACGATAATTTCGATCAGATTGGCCTTGCTCAAAAG ATTGAAAAGCACGAGCTTCTTGAGATGAGGCGTGTTGCTGCTTACATCTACAAGAAAGCCGGCAGGTGGAAGTTATCAATTGCATTGTCCAAGAAAGACAACCTTTACAAAGATGCAATGGAGACAGCATCACAATCGGGTGATCGGGAACTTGCTGAAGAGTTGCTTGTTTACTTCATTGAGCAG GGTAAGAAGGAGTGCTTTGCATCATGCCTCTTCGTTTGTTATGATCTGATTCGCCCAGATGTTGCACTTGAGCTTGCATGGATGAATAACATGTTTGACTTTGCCTTTCCATTGCTGTTACAG TTTATCCGTGAATACACTGGCAAAGTTGATGAACTAATTAAGGACAAGATTGAGGCCTTGAAGGAAGTGAAGGCAAAAGAGAATGAGGAGAAAGATGTTATCTTGCAACAG AATTTGTATGCCCAGTTGCTGCCTCTTGCTTTACCGGCTCCACCTATGCCAGGCATGGGAGGTGGTTATGGTGCACCGCCTCAACCAATGGGTGGCATGGGCATGCCTCCGATGCCGCCATTTGGCATGCCACCGATGGGGTCTTATTGA